Proteins encoded together in one Bradyrhizobium sp. CB82 window:
- a CDS encoding chlorite dismutase family protein, giving the protein MFTTFRGGHSGGWRVTSISPVKGDPLPFMPALSVVDSESVALPLVPSRNSWRLVGVASYLRYTERGEKEQLVAVEAGLGRAEATSAALIPIRKSQAWWELTAEERRKIFEDKSHHIASSLRFLPAIARQLYHCRDLGEPFDFLTWFEFAPADASIFEELVAMLRATEEWSYVEREVDVRVVREVLAG; this is encoded by the coding sequence ATGTTCACGACGTTTCGCGGCGGCCATAGCGGGGGTTGGCGCGTCACCTCGATCTCGCCCGTGAAAGGGGATCCCCTGCCATTCATGCCGGCGCTGTCGGTGGTCGACAGCGAGTCCGTGGCGTTGCCGCTGGTGCCCTCACGCAATTCGTGGCGGCTGGTCGGCGTTGCGAGCTATCTGCGCTACACCGAGCGCGGCGAGAAAGAGCAGCTCGTCGCGGTTGAGGCCGGCCTCGGCCGCGCCGAGGCGACCAGCGCGGCGCTGATCCCGATCCGCAAATCACAGGCCTGGTGGGAGCTGACGGCGGAGGAGCGGCGGAAGATATTTGAGGACAAGTCGCACCATATCGCCAGCAGCCTGCGCTTTCTGCCGGCAATCGCGCGGCAGCTTTATCATTGCCGCGATCTCGGCGAGCCCTTCGACTTCCTGACCTGGTTCGAATTCGCGCCCGCCGATGCCTCGATCTTCGAGGAGTTGGTCGCAATGCTGCGCGCGACGGAGGAGTGGTCCTATGTCGAGCGCGAAGTCGACGTGCGCGTGGTGCGCGAGGTGCTCGCGGGCTAA
- the dnaG gene encoding DNA primase gives MRFTPQFLDELRARLSVSEVVGKRVKLKKAGREWKGLSPFQQEKTPSFYVNDQKGFYHDFSSGKHGDIINFVMETEGLPFGEAVERLANMAGLPLPAATPDAARHEQRRRTLHEVMDLAAKFFAETLASRLGAKARGYLADRAISPATQLQFRLGYAPPPPERFALKEHLGKQGVSVEDMIETGLLVAGNDIPVPYDRFRDRVMFPITDLRGRVIAFGGRALEKDVPAKYLNSPETPLFHKGDNLYNHATARKATHDGAALIVVEGYVDVIAMVTAGFAGAVAPLGTALTESQLALLWKMADEPILCFDGDKAGQKAAYRAADLALPFLAPGKSLRFALLPEGQDPDDLVRTSGRGAVEEVIAAARPLADVIWSRELEGGSFVTPERRAALEARINELSNGIRDEVVRRYYRQDLAERLQRTFAPESGGRSGFAGRGNFHSQPGRSFQPRGGGGANRFAGQGRRGGPIPTSLPSGPYQAASPQLAASPIMRGQRSAISRREALILQSLINHPWLLHDHLEEVAALELAHPEAHKLRAGIIAAFANDHHHSPDPSEQAEKMRADLDRSGFSPLLQRVERVITTQAVFGAREGAARDDVLATWNQLVALHRQWHSLLRELKDAELALGEDPSEANLAWLRDVKARMAEVDGTEALIEGFGELSGRFQKSV, from the coding sequence ATGCGCTTCACACCCCAATTCCTCGACGAGCTGCGTGCCCGGCTTTCGGTCTCCGAAGTCGTGGGCAAGCGCGTGAAGCTGAAGAAGGCAGGGCGGGAGTGGAAGGGGCTCTCGCCGTTCCAGCAGGAGAAGACGCCGTCCTTCTACGTCAACGACCAGAAGGGTTTTTACCACGACTTCTCCTCGGGCAAGCACGGCGACATCATCAACTTCGTGATGGAGACCGAGGGCCTGCCGTTCGGCGAGGCGGTCGAGCGGCTCGCGAACATGGCCGGCCTGCCGCTGCCGGCGGCGACCCCGGATGCCGCGCGGCACGAGCAGCGGCGCCGGACGCTGCACGAGGTGATGGATCTTGCGGCAAAATTCTTCGCGGAGACGCTGGCCTCGCGGTTGGGCGCAAAGGCGCGCGGCTATCTCGCCGACCGCGCGATCTCGCCGGCGACGCAATTGCAGTTTCGCCTCGGCTACGCGCCGCCGCCGCCGGAACGCTTCGCGCTGAAGGAGCATCTCGGCAAGCAGGGCGTCTCGGTCGAGGACATGATCGAGACCGGGCTGCTCGTGGCCGGCAACGACATCCCGGTGCCCTACGATCGCTTCCGCGATCGCGTGATGTTTCCGATTACCGACTTGCGTGGGCGTGTCATCGCCTTTGGCGGGCGGGCGCTCGAGAAGGACGTTCCGGCAAAATACCTGAACTCGCCGGAGACGCCGCTCTTCCACAAGGGCGACAATCTCTACAACCACGCCACCGCGCGGAAAGCCACGCATGACGGTGCCGCGCTGATCGTGGTTGAAGGCTACGTCGACGTGATTGCGATGGTCACGGCGGGCTTTGCCGGTGCGGTGGCGCCGCTCGGCACTGCATTGACCGAAAGCCAGCTCGCGCTGCTCTGGAAGATGGCTGACGAGCCGATCCTCTGCTTCGACGGCGACAAGGCTGGCCAGAAGGCCGCCTACCGCGCCGCCGATCTCGCGCTGCCTTTCCTCGCGCCCGGGAAGAGCCTGCGCTTTGCGCTGCTGCCGGAGGGACAGGACCCCGACGACCTCGTGCGCACCAGTGGCCGCGGCGCGGTCGAGGAGGTGATCGCGGCGGCGCGCCCGCTTGCAGACGTGATCTGGTCGCGCGAACTCGAAGGCGGCAGCTTCGTCACGCCCGAGCGCCGTGCGGCGCTGGAAGCGCGCATCAACGAGCTCAGCAACGGTATCCGCGACGAGGTCGTGCGGCGTTACTATCGCCAGGATCTCGCCGAGCGCCTCCAGCGCACCTTTGCGCCTGAAAGTGGCGGGCGCAGCGGATTCGCCGGGCGCGGCAATTTCCACTCGCAGCCCGGCCGCTCCTTTCAGCCCCGCGGCGGGGGCGGCGCGAATCGATTCGCCGGCCAGGGGCGCCGCGGCGGCCCGATTCCCACCTCGCTCCCCTCAGGGCCTTACCAGGCGGCGAGCCCGCAGCTTGCCGCAAGCCCGATCATGCGCGGACAGCGCAGCGCCATCTCCCGCCGGGAGGCCTTGATCCTGCAAAGCCTGATCAATCACCCCTGGCTGCTGCATGACCATCTGGAGGAGGTGGCGGCTCTGGAACTGGCGCACCCGGAGGCCCACAAGCTCCGCGCCGGCATCATCGCGGCCTTTGCCAACGACCACCACCACAGCCCGGACCCGAGCGAGCAGGCCGAGAAAATGCGCGCAGACCTCGATCGGAGCGGATTTTCCCCACTACTTCAAAGGGTTGAGCGTGTCATCACGACCCAGGCGGTGTTCGGGGCGCGCGAGGGCGCAGCGCGGGATGACGTTCTTGCGACTTGGAATCAGCTCGTCGCCTTGCATCGGCAGTGGCATTCACTACTTAGGGAGCTGAAAGACGCCGAGCTGGCCTTGGGGGAAGACCCCAGCGAGGCCAATTTGGCGTGGCTGCGTGACGTCAAGGCCCGGATGGCCGAGGTCGACGGCACCGAAGCCCTGATCGAGGGTTTTGGCGAGCTGTCGGGCCGGTTTCAGAAGAGCGTATGA